The sequence ATCGATCTACTAATTACATAGTACAAGCTTCTAATAAAATTATTTCCTTTAACAAAAATCAACTCCTAAAAAATGTTTGGACTAATAACGAAAAAGGAGAAAAAATAAAAATATATGAAGCCCATTCTGATAAAGAAGAAGCACAATATATTGCTGATTCTATCCTTTTTCATAAAAGAACAAAAAAATTTAAAAACAGAGATTTTTCCATACTTTATAGGACCAATACACAATCCAATATACTAGAACATACACTGAAGGAAAAAAATATCCCCTATAAGATATACGGATCTATCTCCTTTTATAAAAGAAAAGAAACTTTAGATTTACTAGCTTATTTTAGAATTGTCAATAATCCAAATGATGAGGAATCTTTATTACGAATAATAAAAAAAAAAATAGGAAATAAAAAAACTGTTAAATTAATATTGGAATTTTCTAAAAGAACAAAGAAAACCGTATACAATATATTAAAAAATATTAGTAAATATCACCAATTAATCAATAAAAAAGAAAAGTTAGAAAATTTAATCTACACCATAGAAAATTTTCGTTTTCAATTAAATAATAGAAAAAATACATATACAATAGCAAAATGTATAGTGAATTTCTTATTGGAAGAAGATAAAAATTATAATAATGATTATTTTCAATCTATATTAGATCATATATCTCTTTATCTTGAAAATCAAAAAAAATTAAAAGAAAATGGAGATATGAGTTTATCTGGTTTTTTACAATATTTTTCTTTAAAAGAAGGAATAAATGAGGATGAAAAAGATGAAAATAAGGTTTCGTTAATGACTATTCATTTATCCAAAGGATTGGAATTTACAGTTGTTTTTATTACAGGATTAGAAGAAAATTTATTTCCTTCAAGATCTAGTTTAGACAACCAATTGAAACTTGAAGAAGAACGTCGTTTATTCTATGTAGCTTTAACAAGAGCTAAAAAAAAAGCTATATTAACTTATACAAAATATCGTTTTTTATGGGGGAAAAGGATCATGAATATTCCTAGTCGTTTTATTCATGAACTTAATAAAAAATTTCTTGAAATAGAAAAATTCGTTTTCAACTTATCGGAAAAAAAAAATAAGTTGGATACAACAACATACCATCATGAAACAACATTAAAAAAAGGAGTAAAAGTTTTTCACCAACATTTTGGAATAGGCATCATTATAAATATAAAAAATGAAATAGCTATAATTAAATTTCAACAATCAGGAGTAAAAAAAATTTTACTAAAACTAGCTAAACTTAAACTTATTGTTTATTCATAAAACTTTTACCACCTATTTTTCTTATTTATGGAAGATAAGAATATAAAAATAAATTGTAGTCTACAAAAACTAATTTGTTTTGTAGCAGTAATTTTATTTTTTATTAAGTTAATTACTTGGTATATAACTTCTTCAATTTCTATATTCAGTGATGCTATGGAAAGCATAACCAATATAATTAGTGGATTTATTGGATTATATAGCCTTCATATCTCTTCTTTACCTAAAGACAAAAATCATCCATATGGTCATGGAAAAATAGAATTTATATCAACGGCTATAGAAGGTTTTTTAATTTTTTTAGTAGGAATTTTCATTCTTATAACCACTTTTATACGTGTAAAACAGCAGGATACTGTCTTTTTATTAAGATTGGATTATGGTATGTTTTTAATGTTCTTCACCGCTATTATTAATTATTGTTTAGGATTATTTGCCTGTAAAATAGGAAATAAAAATGGAGCTTTAACGTTAATAGCTAGTGGAAAACATCTTCAAATAGATACCTATTCTACTTTTGGAATAGTAGGAGGATTAATATTATTAAATATTACCAAATGCATATGGATAGATTCTATCATTTCTCTTATTTTTTCCTTCATAATATTATATACTGGATTAAAATTATTAAGATATGCTACAGCTGGCATTATGGATGAATCTGACAAAAAACTTTTAAAAAAATTATCTTTTTATATAAATGAAAGAAGAGATGTTCATTGGATTGATCTTCATCGTTTAAAAATTATTAAATATGGAAGTGCTTTGCATGTAGATTGTCATTTAACGGTCCCATGGTTTTTTAATGTAAAAGAGGCCAATAAAGAAGTACGTAAATTAACAAAATTAACCAAGGATCAATTTGGCAATAAAGTAGAGTTATCTGTGCACGTGGATGCATGCAAAGAGTATCATTGTTCTTCCTGTTTCAATAGTTCCTGTAAAATGAGAAAAAATTCTTTCCAAAACAAGATTATTTGGACATTAGATAAAACTTCTTATTACAACAAAAATCCTAGAAGAAAAGATCTTATTTTTATAAAAAAAAATCAATATGGAATATAATACTAATCGTTTCAAATTAGTTATCCCAAAATATGGGAGAAATATTCATAAAATGGTCGATTATGCAATAAAAATAAAAAATAGAAAAAAACGTAATCGTTGCGCATGGAGTATTATTAAATTAATGACGTATTCTATATTTAATCAAAAAAAAATCCCTTATTTTCAGCATAATAAATTATGGCATCAATTATTTATTATGTCCAAATATCAATTGGATATCGATACTCCTTTTCCAAAACCAAATCCAGAAAAAATAAAAATGGACCATTATAAAAAAGTAATATACCCTAAATATTTAACAAATTTTCGATATTATGGAAAAATTATAAGAAACATGATACATGTAGCAATCCATTGTAAAAATAGGAAAAAAAAAGAAGGATTATTCTATGCCATAGCAAATACCATGAAGAAAAACTATTTAAAGTGGAATAAAAATATGGTGGAAGATGATGTCATCTTTCAAGATTTAAAGAAACTTTC comes from Blattabacterium sp. (Mastotermes darwiniensis) str. MADAR and encodes:
- a CDS encoding ATP-dependent helicase, with translation MVDNESFPINSLQRKIIETIDGPVLVIAGAGSGKTRVITYRIAHMIKNIGIKPSNILALTFTNKAANEMRKRISNMMMDDTDLNSISLGTFHSIFSGILRKESHWLGYKSNYTIYDQRDSENVIKKILEDINLKTSISPNKIIKKISEYKNYLFNFDGLIKKDFKDLDVIKKIYESYRKRCSKSEALDFDDILIHTNYLFFRFPNVLKKYQEKFKYILIDEYQDTNSSQNSIINKLSYKHRNIFVVGDDAQSIYAFRGANISNILNFHREYKEAKIFRLEQNYRSTNYIVQASNKIISFNKNQLLKNVWTNNEKGEKIKIYEAHSDKEEAQYIADSILFHKRTKKFKNRDFSILYRTNTQSNILEHTLKEKNIPYKIYGSISFYKRKETLDLLAYFRIVNNPNDEESLLRIIKKKIGNKKTVKLILEFSKRTKKTVYNILKNISKYHQLINKKEKLENLIYTIENFRFQLNNRKNTYTIAKCIVNFLLEEDKNYNNDYFQSILDHISLYLENQKKLKENGDMSLSGFLQYFSLKEGINEDEKDENKVSLMTIHLSKGLEFTVVFITGLEENLFPSRSSLDNQLKLEEERRLFYVALTRAKKKAILTYTKYRFLWGKRIMNIPSRFIHELNKKFLEIEKFVFNLSEKKNKLDTTTYHHETTLKKGVKVFHQHFGIGIIINIKNEIAIIKFQQSGVKKILLKLAKLKLIVYS
- a CDS encoding cation diffusion facilitator family transporter; amino-acid sequence: MEDKNIKINCSLQKLICFVAVILFFIKLITWYITSSISIFSDAMESITNIISGFIGLYSLHISSLPKDKNHPYGHGKIEFISTAIEGFLIFLVGIFILITTFIRVKQQDTVFLLRLDYGMFLMFFTAIINYCLGLFACKIGNKNGALTLIASGKHLQIDTYSTFGIVGGLILLNITKCIWIDSIISLIFSFIILYTGLKLLRYATAGIMDESDKKLLKKLSFYINERRDVHWIDLHRLKIIKYGSALHVDCHLTVPWFFNVKEANKEVRKLTKLTKDQFGNKVELSVHVDACKEYHCSSCFNSSCKMRKNSFQNKIIWTLDKTSYYNKNPRRKDLIFIKKNQYGI
- a CDS encoding DUF4290 domain-containing protein translates to MEYNTNRFKLVIPKYGRNIHKMVDYAIKIKNRKKRNRCAWSIIKLMTYSIFNQKKIPYFQHNKLWHQLFIMSKYQLDIDTPFPKPNPEKIKMDHYKKVIYPKYLTNFRYYGKIIRNMIHVAIHCKNRKKKEGLFYAIANTMKKNYLKWNKNMVEDDVIFQDLKKLSKGKICLMKNSGTLFTKKIT